Below is a genomic region from Fusobacterium nucleatum.
GGAGTAATAGAAGGTTTAAACAATAAAATTAAATCAGTAAAGAGAACAGCATTTGGATATTCAAATTTTAGTAATTTTAAAAAGCGCATATTGATTCAAGCAGGTATTATTTCAATTAGTGCTTAAGTTTGTAATGCAATAATGCGATTTAGTAATAATAAAAAAGAGAATTTTTAAGTTTTTAATTCTCAAAAATTCTCTTAGTTATGTTAATTGTAAGTCTAAACTTTTTTATCAACACTATTTGACAAGCAACCAAAATAATTAGAATTTTATTAAGGGTTGTAAAAATTTTATTTACAACCCTTTTTATGTTAAAAATCTAATATTTGCTTCATTCCCCCTCCTCTACCTTAGATAATTTTGGTAAATTAGAAGAACTATAAATATCCAAAAAAATTATTAAAGGTAATATTATAATATATAAAACCATGATAATTTTTATATTTTTTATTGTATCTTGTTCTATCAAAACATAAAATCTTTTTTCATTTATAATAAATAAAAATATTAAAAAATTTAGAATTACAAAAAGAAATTTAAATAATTTATTACTTTTAGAATAAATAAATTTTTGATATGAAACAATAGATAATATAATAAAAATATATACATAAAACAAATAATAATTTTGATAAATATTTGCTATATACAATAAAATCCATATAAAAAAAATATTAAAAGAAATAAATGCTAATAAATAAATATCAAATTTATGAGTTTTAATTTTATCAATATGAGGATTTCTTTGTTCAATATTCTTTTTTAATAAGCAATATAACAAAAATGAATAAATATAGTAAATAAAATAATAAAACTCATCTGAATTCATATAAGTTTTTAAATCTTCTATGAAAATTACTAGACAAAATAATATAAAATATACGAAAGTAGCTACTAAATAAAATGTATCAATTTTTTTCTCTTTTAAAATAAAATAAAGAAAAGAAATAATACTTGAAAATGTAAAATAAATTCCCAATATCATACAAAAAAACAATAAAAATGAATCAAAAATAATTTTTTGTGTTAAAACTATAAATAACAATGTATAAGATATAAAATATTTTTCTTGAATATAAGCATCTCCTTTTAAATTTTTATATTCAAAAAATATAAAAATTCCTTGTAATAATAGTATTAAAACAAATTTTTCAATTTGTGAAGTCTTAATTAAATAAAAACTTCCTATAAGATGAAAAACAAAAATTAAACTATTTTTTTTCATTTTTGTTACTCCTTTATTCAATTCTACTATTCCTCAACTGTATCTATAATTTTTTAACTCCTATTTATCAAGTCAAAAAATAATCCTATATTTTTTGTAGTTACAAATATTATATAACTATTTTTTGAGTTTTATTTTACTTTTCATAGAATTATTTTTTATATTCTAACACATTAATTTATTCTTTTATTTTTTATTTTAATTTGTAAAAAAAACTTTCTATATGGTATAATTGGTAGTAGATTTTGTAAAAATTAAAATATAATTTTAAACTTATAATATAAGAATTTACTTAATTATATAAAGTAAAGAGGTGATTTAGTGGAAGTTATGTTGATACCTTTACTAATATTATTTTTTATATTAGTAGCAGGTTTTGGAATTGAAAATACTTTTAAGATACTTCCTCCATTGATTATTTTAGGACTTTTAATTTATTTTTTAGGGTGGATAGCAGTGAAATATTTTTGGATAATTTTACCTATATGGTTTGTTAGCAGATTACTTTCAAATAAAAACAGAGGAAATGGTTCTACATATTCAAGAACATATAGAAGAACTGATGATGATTTCTTTAACTCATACAGAAGCAATGGAAGCTCTGGTTCAACAAATAGAAGAACTTATAGTGGAACATTCAATAGTAGAGAAGAAGCAGAAGAGTTTTTTAGAACTTTTTTTGGTGGAGGTTTTGGGCAAGGCACAACAGGTACTGGTGGAAGCACTTATAGTGGATATAGTAGCCAAAATAGTGGTAGTAGCTATCAAAGAAATACTTCTAGCACATATACAACTGATAAAAGTAAATATTATTCTATTTTAGGTGTAAGTAGAGGTGCAAGCCAAGATGAGATAAAAAAAGCATATCGTAAACTTGCAAAAGAACACCACCCAGATAGATTTGTTAATTCATCTGACAGTGAGAAAAAATATCATGAAAATAAAATGAAAGAAATAAATGATGCGTATGAAAATTTAACAAAATAATGGAGGAAAAATGAAATCAATTATTATGGCTGCTGGAAAAGGAACAAGAATGAAATCTGATTTACCAAAAGTTGTTCACCTAGCACATGGAAAACCTATGGTTGTTAGAATCATAGATGCTTTAAATGCTCTTGATGTTGAAGAAAATATTTTAATACTTGGGCATAAGAAAGAAAAAGTTTTAGAAGTTTTAGGAAATGATGTAAGTTATGTTGTTCAAGAAGAACAATTAGGAACAGGACATGCAGTAAAACAAGCTGTTCCAAAAATAAAAGATTATAATGGAGATGTTTTAATAATCAATGGGGATATTCCTTTAATTAGAAAACAAACTTTAATAGATTTCTATAATCTTTATAAAAATGAAAATGCTGATGGCATTATCTTATCTGCTATCTTTGAAAACCCATTTAGCTATGGTAGAGTAATAAAAGATGGTGATAAAGTTTTAAGAATCGTTGAAGAAAAAGAAGCAAATGAAGAACAAAAGAAAGTCAAAGAAATAAATGCAGGAGTATACATTTTTAAAGCTCAAGACTTGGTTAAAGCCCTAGGAAAAATAAATAATAACAATGAAAAAGGAGAGTACTATATAACTGATGTTATAGAAATATTGTCCAATGAAAATAAAAAAGTTATTTCATATTCTCTTGAAGATAGTATGGAAATTCAAGGTGTAAATTCAAAAGTTGAATTAGCTCTTGTTTCAAAAGTTTTGAGAGAAAGAAAAAATACTGCTCTTATGGAAGATGGGGTTATCTTAATTGACCCTGCTACTGCATATATTGATGATGAAGTGAAAATTGGTAGAGATACAACTATCTATCCTAATGTAACTTTACAAGGAAATACAGAAATTGGAGAAAATTCTGAGATTTTATCAGGAACTAGAATTATTGATAGTAAAATATATGATAATGTTAGAATTGAAAGCTCTGTCATTGAAGAAAGTATAGTTGAAAATGGAGTAACTATTGGACCTTATGCTCATTTAAGACCAAAATCTCATTTGAAAGAAAATGTGCATATTGGTAACTTTGTTGAAACTAAGAAATCTACCCTTGAAAAAGGAGTTAAAGCTGGACATTTAACTTATTTAGGTGATGCTCATATTGGTGAAAAAACTAACATAGGTGCAGGTACTATAACATGTAACTATGATGGTAAAAATAAATTTAAAACAGAAATTGGTAAGGATGTTTTTATAGGAAGTGACACTATGCTTGTTGCCCCTGTAAATATTGGGGATAATTCCCTTATTGGTGCTGGTTCGGTTATAACTAAAGATGTCCCTAGTGACTCTCTTAGTGTTGAAAGAAGTAAACAAATAATAAAGGAAGGGTGGAAAAAGTAAGATGATAAATTTTAATAATGTTAAAATTTTCTCTGGAAATTCAAATTTAGAATTAGCTAAAAAAATAGCTGAAAAAGCAGGTTTACAACTTGGAAAAGCAGAAATTCAAAGATTCAAAGATGGAGAAGTCTATATTGAAATTGAAGAAACTGTTAGAGGAAGAGATGTCTTTGTTGTTCAATCTACTTCTGAGCCAGTAAATGAAAATCTTATGGAACTTCTAATATTTGTTGATGCTTTAAAAAGAGCCTCAGCTAAAACAATAAATGTTATCATCCCATATTATGGCTATGCTAGACAAGATAGAAAATCTAAACCAAGAGAACCAATTACTTCTAAACTTGTTGCAAATTTACTTACAACAGCTGGTGTAAATAGAGTTGTTGCTATGGATTTACATGCTGACCAAATTCAAGGTTTCTTTGATATTCCTCTTGACCATATGCAAGCATTACCTTTAATGGCAAGATATTTTAAAGAAAAAGGATTTAAAGGAGATAAAGTTGTTGTTGTTTCTCCTGATGTTGGTGGAGTGAAAAGAGCTAGAAAACTAGCTGAAAAATTAGATTGTAAAATAGCAATTATTGATAAAAGAAGACCTAAACCAAATATGTCTGAAGTTATGAATTTAATTGGAGAAGTGGAAGGAAAAATTGCTATATTTATAGACGATATGATAGATACAGCAGGAACTATCACAAATGGTGCAGATGCAATAGCTCAAAGAGGAGCATTAGAAGTCTATGCTTGTTGTACTCATGCAGTATTCTCTGACCCTGCAATAGAAAGATTAGAAAAAAGTGTTTTAAAAGAAATAGTGATTACAGATTCAATAGCCTTACCTGAAAGAAAAAAAATAGACAAAATTAAAATATTATCAGTAGATTCTGTTTTTGCAAATGCAATAGATAGAATAACTAACAATCAATCTGTTTCAGAGCTATTTAATTAATATGGAAAAGTATTTAAAGATTGATAAAATTTCTGATGTTAGTGATGATAAGTGGACTTTATTATCTGAGGAAATTAAAAAAGGTTCTCTTATCATCTATCCGACTGACACTGTCTATGGTTTAGGTGCTATTGTTGCTAATGAACAAAGTATTAATAATATCTATCTTGCAAAGAGTAGAAGTTTTTCTTCTCCTCTTATTGCACTTTTAAGTTCCGTTGATAAAGTTGAAGAAGTTGCCTATATTTCTGATAAAAATAGGGAACTATTAAAAAAATTAGCCAAGGCTTTCTGGCCAGGGGCATTAACTGTGATACTAAAAAGGAAAGAACATATTCCTAGTATTATGGTTTCTGGTGGAGATACTATTGGTGTAAGAATACCTAATTTAGATTTAGCTATAAAAATTATAGATTTAGCAGGAGGAATTTTAGCCACAACAAGTGCTAATATTTCAGGGGAGGCTACTCCAAAATCTTATGATGAATTATCTGAGGCTATAAAGTCAAAAGTTGATATTTTAATAGATTCTGGAAAATGTAAATTAGGTGAGGCTTCAACTATAATTGACTTAACTTCTGATGTTCCCAAAATACTTAGAAAAGGTGCAATATCAATAGAAGAAATTGAAAAAATAATTGGAAGAG
It encodes:
- the glmU gene encoding bifunctional UDP-N-acetylglucosamine diphosphorylase/glucosamine-1-phosphate N-acetyltransferase GlmU, translated to MKSIIMAAGKGTRMKSDLPKVVHLAHGKPMVVRIIDALNALDVEENILILGHKKEKVLEVLGNDVSYVVQEEQLGTGHAVKQAVPKIKDYNGDVLIINGDIPLIRKQTLIDFYNLYKNENADGIILSAIFENPFSYGRVIKDGDKVLRIVEEKEANEEQKKVKEINAGVYIFKAQDLVKALGKINNNNEKGEYYITDVIEILSNENKKVISYSLEDSMEIQGVNSKVELALVSKVLRERKNTALMEDGVILIDPATAYIDDEVKIGRDTTIYPNVTLQGNTEIGENSEILSGTRIIDSKIYDNVRIESSVIEESIVENGVTIGPYAHLRPKSHLKENVHIGNFVETKKSTLEKGVKAGHLTYLGDAHIGEKTNIGAGTITCNYDGKNKFKTEIGKDVFIGSDTMLVAPVNIGDNSLIGAGSVITKDVPSDSLSVERSKQIIKEGWKK
- a CDS encoding ribose-phosphate diphosphokinase — encoded protein: MINFNNVKIFSGNSNLELAKKIAEKAGLQLGKAEIQRFKDGEVYIEIEETVRGRDVFVVQSTSEPVNENLMELLIFVDALKRASAKTINVIIPYYGYARQDRKSKPREPITSKLVANLLTTAGVNRVVAMDLHADQIQGFFDIPLDHMQALPLMARYFKEKGFKGDKVVVVSPDVGGVKRARKLAEKLDCKIAIIDKRRPKPNMSEVMNLIGEVEGKIAIFIDDMIDTAGTITNGADAIAQRGALEVYACCTHAVFSDPAIERLEKSVLKEIVITDSIALPERKKIDKIKILSVDSVFANAIDRITNNQSVSELFN
- a CDS encoding J domain-containing protein; protein product: MEVMLIPLLILFFILVAGFGIENTFKILPPLIILGLLIYFLGWIAVKYFWIILPIWFVSRLLSNKNRGNGSTYSRTYRRTDDDFFNSYRSNGSSGSTNRRTYSGTFNSREEAEEFFRTFFGGGFGQGTTGTGGSTYSGYSSQNSGSSYQRNTSSTYTTDKSKYYSILGVSRGASQDEIKKAYRKLAKEHHPDRFVNSSDSEKKYHENKMKEINDAYENLTK
- a CDS encoding L-threonylcarbamoyladenylate synthase, with the translated sequence MEKYLKIDKISDVSDDKWTLLSEEIKKGSLIIYPTDTVYGLGAIVANEQSINNIYLAKSRSFSSPLIALLSSVDKVEEVAYISDKNRELLKKLAKAFWPGALTVILKRKEHIPSIMVSGGDTIGVRIPNLDLAIKIIDLAGGILATTSANISGEATPKSYDELSEAIKSKVDILIDSGKCKLGEASTIIDLTSDVPKILRKGAISIEEIEKIIGRVG